CGAGAACGGCTACGTCTACCTTGCGCAACCGCCGCTGTACCGTATCAAGTGGTCCAACGCCGCCCATGACTATGTCTACAGCGATCGCGAACGCGACGACACCATCCGTAAGGGTGCGGCCATGAACAAGCGCCTTCCCAAGGACAACGGAATCCAGCGTTACAAGGGTCTTGGTGAAATGGACTACACCGAGTTGTGGGATACCACCATGGATCCGGATCGCCGCACTCTCTTGCAGGTCACTATGGACGATGCCCTGGCTGCCGATCAGACCTTCTCGGTACTGATGGGCGAGGACGTCGAATCGCGCCGTAACTTCATCCAGCAGAACGCCAAGGACGTCAGGTTCCTGGACATCTAGTGCCTCACAAGGCTGTAGATATTCCAGAGCTGACATATACCTGAAACGGAAAACTTAGATTATGAGTGACGAAACTCCCGAAGTCCCGGCGGAACCCAGCGTCGACGACCTCATCCTTGAAGGCGATGTTCTGACTGACCGCGTGGAGCAGGTGGACCTGCAGACTGAAATGCAGCGCTCCTACCTGGACTACGCCATGGCCGTTATCGTAGGACGCGCCCTCCCGGACGTCCGCGACGGCCTCAAGCCGGTGCACCGCCGCGTTTTGTACGCGATGTTCGACGGCGGCTACCGTCCTGACCGCTCTTTCAACAAGTGCGCCCGCGTTGTGGGTGATGTCATGGGTACCTATCACCCTCATGGTGATATGGCGATCTACGACGCCCTGGTTCGCTTGATCCAGGACTGGACAATGCGCTACCCGCTGGCGCTGGGCCAAGGCAACTTCGGTTCCCCCGGCAACGACGGCGCCGCTGCTCCCCGTTATACCGAAACCAAGATGGCCCAACTGGCCATGGAAATGGTCCGCGACATCGACGAAGAAACCGTCGATTTCCAGGACAACTACGACGGCAAGAACCAGGAACCTACCATCCTGCCGGCGCGTTTCCCGAACCTCCTGGTGAATGGTTCCTCCGGTATCGCCGTGGGTATGGCCACCAACATTCCGCCGCACAACCTGCGCGAGGTTGCAGAGGGCGTGCAGTGGGCCCTGGACAACCCCACGGCTTCACGGGAGGAACTCCTCGAAGCGCTTCTGCTGCGGATCAAGGGACCGGACTTCCCCACGGGTGCCACCATTCTGGGCCACAAGGGCATCGAGGACGCCTACCGCACCGGTCGCGGCTCCATCACCATGCGCGCAGTGGTCAACGTGGAAGAACTACAGGGCCGCACCTGCCTGGTGGTCACCGAACTGCCTTATCAGGCAAACCCGGACAACCTGGCCATCAAGATCGCCGAACTGGTCAAGGATGGCAAGATCCAAGGCATCGCGGACCTCCGCGATGAAACCTCGGGCCGTACTGGCCAGCGCCTCGTGATCGTGCTGAAGCGCGATGCTGTGGCCAAGGTCGTCCTGAACAACCTGTACAAGCACACCCAGCTTCAGGACAACTTCTCAGCGAACATGCTGGCAATCGTCGACGGCGTTCCCCGCACCTTGAGCCTGGACGCCTTTATCCGGCACTGGGTGAACCACCAGATGGATGTCATCGCCCGCCGGACCCGTTACCGTTTGCGCAAGGCTGAGGAAGAAGCGCACATCCTGCGTGCACTCCTGAAGGCACTGGACATGCTGGATGAGGTTATCGCTCTTATTCGTGCATCCAACACCACGGAGGCGGCCCGCGAGGGACTCATGGAGCTCCTGGAGATCGATGAGCTCCAAGCCCGCGCCATCCTGGACATGCAGCTGCGCCGTTTGGCTGCCTTGGAACGCCAGAAGATCCAGGATCGTCACTCCGAACTCGAAGCCATGATCGAGGAGTACAACGCGATTTTGGCTTCGGAAGAGCGTCAGCGCCAGATCATCAGCGAGGAACTCGCTGAGATCGTTGCAAAGCACGGCGATGACCGCCGCACGCACATTCTCATGGGCTTCGACGGGGACATGTCCATGGAGGACCTGATCCCTGAAGAGGAAATGGTCGTCACCATTACTCGCGGTGGTTACGTCAAGCGCACACGCAGCGACAACTACCGCTCCCAGCAGCGTGGCGGAAAGGGCATCAAGGGTGCCCAGTTGCGCGGCGACGACGTCGTGGAGCACTTCTTTGTGACCACCACGCACCACTGGCTGTTGTTCTTCACCAACCTGGGCCGCGTGTACCGTGCCAAGGCTTACGAACTCGCAGAAGCCGGACGCGACGCCAAGGGACAGCACGTAGCAAACCTGTTGGCATTCCAGCCAGACGAACACATCGCACAGGTGCTGGATCTCCGCGATTACCAGCAGGCTCCCTATCTGGTGCTTGCAACCAAGAATGGTTTGGTCAAGAAGACCAGGCTTGAGGACTATGACACCAACCGCACGGCCGGTGTCATCGCCATCAACCTGCGCGACGGTGACGAGCTCGTCTCTGCACAGTTGGTCAGTGAAACTGATGACCTCCTGCTGGTGTCACGCAAGGGCCAGTCCATCCGGTTCACCGCCACGGACGATGCACTTCGTCCCATGGGCCGGGCAACATCCGGTGTGACGGGTATGAAGTTCCGTGAAGATGACGAATTGCTGGCCGCAGATGTGGTCCAGGATGGCTCGTTCGTTTTCATCGTGACCGAGGGCGGCTATGCGAAGCGGACCGCCGTGGATGAGTACCGCCTGCAGGGCCGTGGCGGCCTTGGCATCAAGGTGGCGAAGCTCGCGGAGGATCGTGGTGACCTTGTAGGCGCCTTGATTGTGCAGGAAGAAGATGAAGTCCTGGTGGTCATGGAGGGCGGCAAGGTGGTTCGCTCTGCCGTCAGTGGCGTCCCGGCAAAGGGCCGTGACACCATGGGCGTCATCTTTGCGAAGCCGGACAAGAATGACCGCATTATTGAGGTCGCCCGCAACAGCGAACGCGGTTTGGAAGGCGAAGAGTCCGAGGACGGACAGGACGATGACGTAACGTTGGCTGCAGAAGACGGAGCCACTGAGGCGACCGTCACGTCAGAAACGGAAAACGACGCGGACCCGGATACAGAAACGGGCGCGGAGCTGAACGAAGACAACACCGGAGGTAACGAGTGAGTAATTCCGACTCATATCCCAAGCCGAGCACAGGTGTCCCCGGCGGACTCCGGCAGCCCTCGGGCAGCACGCAGGCAGGAGCGCCTGCAAGGCCCCAGCAACGCCCGGGAGCCGGCGCCGCCGGTGCCGGAGCTCCTGGACAACGCCCGGCCTCGCCTGGACAGCGCCCCGCCTCAGCCGGGCAACGTCCTGCTGGAGCTCCCGGCCAACGGCCCGCACAACCCGGGCAGCGTCCGACTGGTGCGCCCGGTCAGCGCCCCGCGCAGGGTGGGCCGGGACTTGTAAAGCCTGCTCCCAAGGCCAAGGTGCGCCGTGCACGCCTCCTTGTCAGCAAGGTTGACCCGTGGTCGGTACTGAAGATGGCGTTCCTGCTGTCCGTGGCGCTGGGCATCGTCACGGTTGTCGCCGCGATCGTACTGTGGACCGTGTTGGATCTCACAGGTATCTTCAACCAGGTGGACAGCCTGCTGGGAACCTTGGCCGGTTCCGAAGGCAGTGGTTTCGAGCTGAAGAAGATTGCTTCGCTCGGTCAGGTGGCTTCCTTCGCCACGATTATTGCCGTGGTGAACGTAGTTCTGCTGACCGCCCTGTCGATGCTCTCTGCCGTGCTCTATAACATTTCGGCAACGTTGGTTGGCGGCATCGGCGTCACCCTGACGGACGACTAGCAAAAAACCGCGGATTTACGCCGAAAACGGTGAGATTCAGCGGTAAGAATGCCTCGATTTGAGATCGGGCCGGGATGTGCTGTACAGTCATATCTCGGCCCGATGAGGCATCGGGGCGTATAGCTCAGGCGGTTAGAGCGCTTCGCTGATAACGAAGAGGTCCCAGGTTCAAGTCCTGGTACGCCCACGGAACCTAACAGGTTCAGGTAACACTGAACCGGAATGAGGTGCTTGTGAAGAAGTTGCTGGTAGTAGTCGCAGCGGCGGTCGCAGGCGTCCTGGTCTATAAAAAGGCGCAGGAATCCGAAGCCCGGAAGGATCTCTGGAGCAAGTCAACCGACAAGGTCGACTAGCCACGGAGCCCGGTCTGGAACTGGCAAAAGCCAGTCCTGACATGGGGTATGATTGACGGGTTGCTTCTTATGGGGGCATGGCGCAATTGGTAGCGCACCTGCTTTGCAAGCAGGGGGTTCGGGGTTCGAGTCCCCGTGCCTCCACCATAAGAAAAGTCCCGGTCAGAAATGACCGGGACTTTTGCATTTAACCCATTCACACACCTGGGGCTCCCAACTGCGACCTAGTTGGGCGGGACTGTCTTCAGAGCCCGTTCCAGGAAAGCCTTCAGTTCACTATCCCCGAGCACAGGAGTCACCACCCCAAGCTCCAGTGTCGGCTGCGTCTTGGCATCGGCGGCCGCCAACGCGGCCTGGACATTGCGACGTGCTTCGGCCACAGCCGAGGAATCCCCGCGCTTGGCAGCTTCGAGCATGATCAGGGCCTCTTCCACTCCTCGTCCGTAATTGGCCGCCGCGGTTGCCCAATGCGTGGCGTCCGCTGCGAACCCCGGCACTGCCATCTTGGGTAACAGTTCCGGCAACCTCTGCAGCAGCTCAGCTCGGGCCTTCAAGTCGCCCGAAGGCGACCTTCCGGCGTCGTAATTCGACCAGAACTGGTCTATATCCCGCCGGAGCTCCGGAGCGGACGGGGTGAGCTCGTCGTCCTGCCAGTCTTGGTTCAGGTCCACGAAAGCCTTTACGGCCGAGCGGACCTCCGGATCCGGGCCGGAAACCTGTTTCAGGGTTGCGTCCATGGACTTGCCGGGATCGTACGCTGGTCCATTCCATGAGAGATCGGCGTAGTTAAAGATGGCGGGAAAAGACAGATAGGGCTCAATCATCGGATTGGTCACGATTCCGCGGACTGATTTGTACAGCTCTGGGTCGCGACCGATCACTGGTGCCATGAAGAGGTGGTCCTGCGAAAAGTCGTTGACAGGGTAGTTATCCCAAATGACGAGGTCCCGTGGGGAACCTGGGCTCCCGTAGGAGAGCCGGGCAGTCTTGGCTGAGTCGGCGCTGACCCTGTGGGAGACTACGTCTTCACCGGTCCACTGGACCACGATTCCAGGGTTCAATGACCTGCCAAGTTCCCTCTTGTAAGGATTGCTCCCGGAACCGTTGTAAAACGTGGGAACCGTTTGCAGGGGTTCGACGTCCGGCTTTGTCGAAATGAACCGGTCATTTACGTCATTCAGGAATGAAGCCTGCGCCTTGGCCAGATTGGCTTGACCGGCACCGAAGTCCTTGAGGTCTTGTGCGCACTGGACCTTGGTGGCAATGTCGTCAAGCGGAATCACGAACGCACGGACACCGATCGAATACAACGATTCAAGCTTGGTCACTGCAGAGTTGAGATCAGCCTCGGCGGAGTAGCAACTATCGATGCCCGGGGACAGTGCGTAGGTAAAGCGGACGTGGTTGGCGGTGGCGGTATCCACCAGTTCCTTTAGTTCCTTGAGGTCCTCGTCCGAGTACAGTGCCCGCCACTTCTCCCGCAAGAATGGATCATCTTTTGGGGAATAGATGAAGGTGTTCATTTTTTGGCGGCCTGCGAATTTGATGACATCCAAACGTGCCTGATGGGACCACGGCGTGCCGTAAAACCCTTCGATGACGCCACGGGTTTCCATCAGCGGCCAATCACTGATGCGGGCAGACGCCATTGCGCCATCCTTGAGCAATTGGCGCGCGGTCTGCACCGCATGGAAGACGCCGTCGGCATCCGCTCCGGCGAGTACCGCCGCGGGAATCCCCGAAGTTCTTCCGGTAGCTATGGCGTAGCCTTCGGCCCGGTTGACTGCGTCCTGGTTATCCGCATCGCTTTCCTTCCCCAGCTCTTTGAGTGCCGGGCTTACTACCGGATCTGTTGCGGCGCCAAGGAAGACGGCCGAACTGCCGGCCGCGGGGCTGTTCAGGGCAGGCACAGTTTCTGCAGTACCCCCGGCTACTGTCACCAGGTCTTGGAGGGCGCCAATGGATGCTTGGTCCGTGCCAGGGGAAGCCACGATGTAAACGTGGCCGTTCAGAGGGATGGGATCCCCCCTTTCGGACTGGAAATGTTGAGGAACCGGGAAGACATTTGCGACTTCGGTCTTGCCCGTCCCGTGGCCACTGGGCCGTTCCCGGGAAACCACAAGCCAGCCCGTGACGACGAGTGCGACAGCCAGGGCCGCAACTGCGATCAGCAGCAGTACTGATCGTCTCCGTCTAGCTCCACCACGGACGGGTGCTGTGTTCAATCAGGTGTCCCCTTGGGAAAGCCGTCGCCGGCTGTCTGGAATGTTGAATCAAGACAACCACACTGTCCGCGCCGCACATAGAGGGCAGGACGGGTGCCTCACCAAACTAAGGTTGATCCGTGAACCTTCTCATTTCTGCGCTGGGAGTCCTGGGCGTGGCTTCCTCAGGACCACTGATCGCAGGCACTTTGGGTGCCACGTCAGTGACGGCGTTGGCGATCGCCTTCTGGCGGAACGCCATTGGCGCAGTCGTGATGGCCGCACCGGTCGCCATCCGTGAGCCCAAACAGTTTGGGAACATCAACCGGCGCGAATTTGGCTGGTCCACGGTTGCCGCCGTCGCCCTGGCCTTTCACTTCGCTTGCTTCATCACGGCGCTGCAGCTGACCTCCGTGGCTGCAGCCACTGCCTTGGTCTGCCTCCAGTCAGCATGGATCGCGGTCTTCCAGTTGTTCAGGGGCGCGCGCCACCGGTGGCCGGTTCTGGTGGGCTTGGGTATAGCCTTTGGCGGAGTCGTGGCCATTACAGGATTCGACATGGGCTCCTCGCCGCAGGCCCTGCTGGGCGACTTCCTGGCGCTGGCTGGCGGAGCCCTGGCCGGCTTGTACACCTTGGCTGGCGGCAAGGCCCGCCAATCCATGGGAACAGGCACGTACACCACGCTCTGCTATGGAATGTGTGCCGCGATTGTTGCCGTGTTGGCTTTGCTCAGTGGCCAACCGTTGGCAGGATTCGACGCCGGAGGTTGGCTTGGGATTCTCGCCATCACCGTGTGTGCACAGTTGGTAGGGCACACCGCCTTCAACCATCTGCTGGCCACAATGAGCCCCTTGCTGGTTTCCATGATCATCCTGCTGGAAATTCCCGGGGCAGCGATCCTGGCGGCGATCTTCCTGAACGAGACACTGCCCGCGGGGACATACGTCGGCCTTGCGCTCATTCTTATTGGACTCGCGGTGGTGGTCGCGGGGCAACGGCGTGGCAAAGGCGAAGCAGACCGACGGGAGGCCGAGCTGGGAACTGACTGAGCTTCCGCCGTCGGGCTTCTGTTGCCTGGCGTGCGGCTGCGTGGCGTGCCGCTGCCCGGCCTGAAGCTCTATGGCGGGGCCTAGAGGCTGCTGCGTCGAATGCCCTGCGCCGCGTTGGCCGTGTGAATGGCCCGCAGCAGTTTGGCCGGGAAGTAGACCGAGAAGAAGACTACCATGGGCGCTTTCAGGGCCATCTTTTTAACGTTGTGCGCCTTGTACGTCCGGTCGAAGCGGGTGACGTAATAGCGATAGTCCCGCGGAGAGTCCTCAAGTCGGCGGGCCGACATGCCGGAAACCATCTGTGGGCAGTACCGGACGTGGAGATCGTGCTCAGCGAGGTGCAGTGAGAGGTCGATGTCCTCATGCATCTCATCCTTCTCATCGAGGCACGTTTCGTCGCGGATGGTCTCCCATGCGGTACGGCGGAGGGCCATGTTGGAACCGAAGAGGAAATGGTACTGGTGCTTGGCCAATCGCAGCATCAGCTGGCGCATTTTGTCATCAGCTTTGAGCCCAAAGCGGCGCATGGGCATGTCGTAGTAGACAACAGGTCCGGTAGCCGCCTGCACGGACTGGTCCATGAAGGCCTTCTGGACCTGCTCAACCCAGTCAGGTTCGAGGACAGAATCGGCGTCGATGCGCCCAACGATCTCCCCTTTGGCGCTGTTGAGGCCAAAGTTGCGGGTGGGAATCAGCCCCTGCGTGCCGTCCTGCCGTAAAAGGATGATGGGGCTCTCCGGGTATTCCTGCTGCATCTGGCGCACGATCCTGGCGGTGCGGTCAGTGGAGAGATTGTCCACCACGATGATTTCTTCAGCAGGAACAGATTGGTAGATGGCCGCGATGAGGCACTGGCGAATGACGCTTTCCTCGTTATACGCCGGGATGACGATTGAAACCCCCGGAGGCTCGGGGACTTCCTTGAGGGCACCCGCAACGGGTCTATCGGCTGACATCACCTCAAATCTAACACCCGGCAGAGCGTCCCCAGCGGACGGTTTGGTTACAAGCTGGAAAACACTGAAGGGATCCCGGGCTGGCCGGGATCCCTTCAGATGATGTTTCAATGACGGCCTCTATGAACGCAGGCCGATGAGATCTCTAGAGCTGCGGGTCCTTGGAGGGGGACGCAGTGCCGTTGTCCTTTTGGCCGCTTGCCGCAATGTTCCTGACAGCGGTCTTGGCATCCGTAGCGACGTTGGCCGTGGAATCCTTGCCCTTCTCGAACGCATCCTTGGTTGCCTGCTCCACCTCGACAGCGGCATCCTCGGGCGTAATGTCAGACGCTTTGGATTCGGCTGGTGGAGTTGCACCCGTTGTAGCTGCCGTAGCTGATGCTGCAGTGTCTGCGGGAGCCGGCGTAGGGGCAGGGGTTGGATTGACCGGAGCCGGCGTCTTCCAAGGATCCTCCACAGGCTTGGAGGCCTTCCACGCAGCGACACCGGCAGCAACCGCGGCTGCAATAACTGTGACAACCAGCCATCCGCGCTTCTTCGGCTTCTGCTGGACAGCCAGTTGCTGGGAAACAGCCTTGCTGGTTTGGTCCGCCACTGCCTTGATCTGCTTGCTGGTGGCCTGTGCCTGCTCCTGCACGCTGTGAACCACACCTGAGTCCACCAGTTTCTGCGCAACGGCATCCACTTGGGCGGGTGCGTTCTCAAGGACGTGATGAACAGCTACGGAAGCCTGGCCCAACTGCTCGGACAGCTTGGGCAGGTACTCCTCAACTACCTTGTCCCGGGCGAGTCCAAGGGCCGGAGTTGCCTTGTTGAGGGTCTCCTGGATCCTGGGCGTGGCGTCTTCCACGGCGTCATGGATTTTTGGCGCGAGATGCGCCAGCCCATCCTGAAGCCGCGGCGTAACTGTTGCCACGCCGTCGGCGAGGTTGTGCGCCGCCGACTTCAGTCCCTCTTGGATCTTGGGGGAAGCGGTATCAATGCCGTGCTGAATACGGGGAACAGCCCAACTGACAGCTGCTTCCACGCGGGGCGCCGCCCAGTCGCGGGCGTTATCCACACCAGCCGCAACGGAGTGTTCAAGGTCGCGGGCAATACGGTCTGATTTCTTCACAATTACCTCCCGATACACATGCTCGTTTGAAGCTAGCCTACGTGCCTTGAGGAACACCGGCTATTCATCTGCAGGATTCTTCCCGGATTTCACCCAGCGCGGAACCGGCTTTACAGCCATGCCGGCGTTGACCCTGCATGAAAGAATGGGGCCATGACCATCGCAACCGCAAAAGCAACGATCCACACGAGCCTCGGCGACATCAAGGTTGACCTCTTCGGCAACCACGCCCCCAAGACGGTCGCCAACTTCATTGGCCTGGCCACGGGCGAAAAGTCCTGGACGCACCCCGAAACCGGCGAAGACAAGACCGGCACGCCCCTTTACAACGGCACCATCTTCCACCGCATCATCAAGGACTTCATGATCCAGGCCGGCGATCCCCTGGGCCGCGGTGTTGGCGGACCGGGCTACAAGTTCGACGACGAAATCCACCCCGAGCTGACCTTCAACGCTCCCTACAAGCTGGCCATGGCCAACGCCGGTATCCAGATGGGCAAGGGCACCAACGGGTCACAGTTCTTCATCACCACGGTCAACACCGATTGGCTGTTCGGCAAGCACAGCATCTTTGGTGAAGTAGCTGACGAGGAATCCCGCAAGGTTGTTGACGCCATTGAGGGCGTCCGCACCGGCATGGGTGACCGCCCGGTTGAGGACGTCGTCATCAACAGCATCGATATCGAGCAGCTCTAACAACAGGCTGAGTTAGAGCCCATGAGCTACGGAATCCCGTCGGCAGAGCCGTCCGCCACAATTCCGGTGTGCCCGAGGCACCCGGACAGGCCCTCCTACGTGCGGTGCCAGCGCTGCGGGCGCCCCGCGTGCCCCGAGTGCCAGCGGGCGGCCGCCGTCGGGTTCCAATGTGTTGATTGCGTCAACGAACAAAAACGTACGACGCCGACATACCGTTCTCCCTATGGCGGTGCCTTGGCAACCGGCCGGCCTTTGGTGACGTTTACGATCATCGGGTTGTGCGTGCTGGTTTACATCCTTCAATGGATTGTTCCTGGCGACGCGGTATTCCAGAATTTCGCGTTCGCAAATTATGCGGCTGCCAGCGAGCCGTGGCGGATGCTTACGGCGGCTTTCCTTCATTCGCAAGGATTCCTGCTCCACATCGTTCTGAACATGTACACGCTGTGGATTTTCGGACAAGCCCTTGAGCCTTTGCTCGGGCGGATCCGGTTCCTGGCCGTGTACCTGCTCTCCGCCGTTGGCGGATCCGTGGGCTATCTGTTGTTGACTCCCACCTTTCCCGTGGTTGGTGTTGTGGGAGCTTCCGGCGCCATCTTCGGCCTCTTCGGTGCCATGCTCGTGGTGCAGCGTCATCGCGGTGGTGAAACCAAACAACTGTGGATCCTCATTGCCATCAACGGCGCCATTGGCTTCTTTGTCCCCAGCATCGCCTGGCAAGCCCACTTGGGTGGCCTGATCACCGGCGGTCTCGCTGCGGCCGCCATCGCCTATGCCCCGCGTGGCAAGAACCAGGCCCTGCTGCAAGCAGGCGGCCTCATCCTCGTTGCAGGCCTTTTGGCCGTGGTCACGTGGTTCCGCATCACTGCCGGCTAGCTGCCGCGCTTCCTGCAGCCGTGACCGGTTGCCGCAGTATCGTCTTGAGTTTCTCCGATGCAGTACGGCGAGGGTCGCTTAGGTAGATCTCGTGAGCGCTTCCTCGAAGTGATCTTGGGTGAGCCAATCCGGGACCATATTCAGCAGGGTCCAATCCCAGCGTGATTTATCCCTGGCGCTTGTGAAGGTATCCATGTCCTCCGCCCACCAGAGACCTTCCAGCGGCATCACAGTGTAGTCGCGACCCAACTCCTGTTTGCTGAAGAACTTCATCTTGTAAGCAACCGGATAGAGCGCTGCCAGCGCATCTCTGTAGTCCTGGGAGGTGTTCGGATCCCCATGACCGTCGACCATGAGGAACTGCAGGGCTGGAACCGTCGCCACGGAAAACCTGCCATGCGAAGCCTTGTAGGTTTCGATGTGCTTTTTGAAGTCCACTTTCATTGGCAAGTAGTCCCACTCCCCTAGTGTCGGCGTTGATGACGTTATCCACAGCCGTTGTCCACATTGTGCGTAACTTACATACGTGTAGTTAGGTCGTTAGAGTGCTGTAAACCCGGTCAGGGCGGTAGATATCCCCCGAAAGGCATGGGTTCATCCACATCTGTGGATAACTTTGTGCCCGTACCTCACTGATTTGTGGACAACCGGACCATTTGGAAGCGACCTGTGGATAAAGCTGTTAATGATGGCCTGCAGGGGCCTCTATCAACAGGCTTATCAACAATGTTAATAACTTACACGCGTGTAGTTCCCGACCGTCACGGCTCCTTTTAGACCGCTAGCGCGCGGATCCAGCACCGGAAACCCACAAGTTTTCCCCACCTGTGGATAACTTGTGGGTAGGGGGTTGTTGTTAAGTGGGTAACTCCCCAGGCCGTGAAGGTGATTACTGAGGGAGGAAGGCTTGCTTCGAGATGATTTTGCGCTTCGGTGGTCAGCTAAAACGCTGGTGAGTAAATCCAGCAATGCTCCACCGGTGAACTTTCAATGAAGATGCGGCCACTATCCACAGCGGCATGCACAATGGGCATAACTCCTGCCCGTCGATCACGGGTCCAGGATCGGTAATGCGACAGGGGTTTCTGGGGAAAGTACGTGGATGTCCACAGAACTTATCCACGCCTGTGGAAAAAGTTACGCACTTCTGTGGAAAAGAACTGTGGGCGTCCGTGGGAGGGCGAAGCCCTACTTTTGGCCTTCTTCCAGCCAAACGCCGGACGTACCCCGCCTGTGGCTGTCAACCAAGTGGGTATCGATGATCCCTACAGCTTCCATGAGCGCATACATGGTGGTGGGGCCAACGAACGCGAAGCCCTTCTTGCGGAGCGCCTTGGACAAAGCAATGGATTCGGGCGAGGTGGTGGGGATATCTGCGTAGGATCGTGGCGCGGGGGTGGTTTCCGGCTTGAAGGACCACACGAAGTCCACCAATCCGCCCTCTGTCCTCAGAGCCATGGTGGCCTTGGCGTTGGTGATGGCGGCCTGGATCTTCAGGCGGTTCCTGACGATGCCTGCGTCCAGCATGAGCCGCTCGACATCCGCGTCTGTGAAAGCAGCGACGCTTTCAGGGTGGAAATCCAGGAAAGCCTTCCGGAAGGCATCCCGTTTCCGAAGAATGGTTGCCCATGACAAGCCGGCTTGGAAGGCTTCCAAGCTGATGCGCTCATACATTCCTTGCTCGTCCCGGACCGGCATGCCCCACTCGTGATCGTAGTAAGCCTGCATCAGGGGATCCGAGGCAGCCCACAACGGCCGCGCCAAGCCGTCCTGTCCGATGATGATGCCGGTTTCCTCCGTGGTCATGAATGCTCCTCTGCGGCCGTCCCGCGGACGCCAACCCTTGCTCTTGCCTTTAGGGACATTCTGCCCGTTACCTGTGACATTTTTGCCGCTGGGATCCAGTCGCTAGGACAATCCGGTGACACGCATGGTGATATTGATTCGTCCATGCGAGAGCCCACATCCTTCCGGACAGGTTCCGGGGAGGACCTTTGGGATGCCGTGATACGCGAACCTTGATGCTCCGCCGAAAACGAAAAGGTCCCCGGATTGGAGTTTGACGTCCGTATATGGCTTGGTCCGCGTCTG
This genomic stretch from Micrococcaceae bacterium Sec5.1 harbors:
- a CDS encoding DNA-3-methyladenine glycosylase I, with amino-acid sequence MTTEETGIIIGQDGLARPLWAASDPLMQAYYDHEWGMPVRDEQGMYERISLEAFQAGLSWATILRKRDAFRKAFLDFHPESVAAFTDADVERLMLDAGIVRNRLKIQAAITNAKATMALRTEGGLVDFVWSFKPETTPAPRSYADIPTTSPESIALSKALRKKGFAFVGPTTMYALMEAVGIIDTHLVDSHRRGTSGVWLEEGQK
- a CDS encoding rhomboid family intramembrane serine protease, which encodes MSYGIPSAEPSATIPVCPRHPDRPSYVRCQRCGRPACPECQRAAAVGFQCVDCVNEQKRTTPTYRSPYGGALATGRPLVTFTIIGLCVLVYILQWIVPGDAVFQNFAFANYAAASEPWRMLTAAFLHSQGFLLHIVLNMYTLWIFGQALEPLLGRIRFLAVYLLSAVGGSVGYLLLTPTFPVVGVVGASGAIFGLFGAMLVVQRHRGGETKQLWILIAINGAIGFFVPSIAWQAHLGGLITGGLAAAAIAYAPRGKNQALLQAGGLILVAGLLAVVTWFRITAG